A single genomic interval of Saccharothrix saharensis harbors:
- a CDS encoding succinate dehydrogenase hydrophobic membrane anchor subunit — translation MSELTLAKPRAPRRPAARRSNFELYSWLFMRISGVALVVLVLGHLFIMNILDGGVHRINFGFVAGRWASPFWQFWDLAMLWLAQIHGGNGLRTVINDYARKDATRFWLKVLLYVSMVLIIALGTYVIFTFDPNITD, via the coding sequence ATGAGCGAACTGACCCTGGCCAAGCCGCGCGCACCGCGCCGCCCCGCCGCCCGCCGCAGCAACTTCGAGCTCTACAGCTGGCTGTTCATGCGCATCTCGGGCGTCGCCCTGGTGGTGCTGGTGCTCGGACACCTGTTCATCATGAACATCCTCGACGGCGGCGTGCACCGCATCAACTTCGGATTCGTCGCGGGCCGGTGGGCCTCGCCGTTCTGGCAGTTCTGGGACCTGGCGATGCTGTGGCTGGCCCAGATCCACGGCGGCAACGGCCTGCGCACCGTGATCAACGACTACGCCCGCAAGGACGCGACCCGGTTCTGGCTCAAGGTGCTGCTCTACGTCTCGATGGTGCTGATCATCGCCCTCGGCACGTACGTGATCTTCACCTTCGACCCGAACATCACCGACTGA
- the sdhC gene encoding succinate dehydrogenase, cytochrome b556 subunit: MAGTTAPERAGTSKGGGTLYRGDLGMWSWVAHRITGVLTFFFLFAHVLDTALVRVSPDAYDKVIETYKNPIVNLFEVGLVGAVLYHALNGIRVMLVDFWEKGARYQKQMLWAVLVVWVLVMIPGTYYMLVRTVTDLLGGGH, translated from the coding sequence ATGGCCGGCACCACCGCACCCGAGCGGGCGGGCACCTCTAAAGGGGGCGGAACGCTCTACCGCGGCGACCTGGGGATGTGGTCCTGGGTCGCCCACCGCATCACCGGTGTGTTGACGTTCTTCTTCCTGTTCGCGCACGTCCTGGACACCGCACTGGTGCGGGTGTCGCCGGACGCGTACGACAAGGTCATCGAGACCTACAAGAACCCGATCGTCAACCTGTTCGAGGTCGGCCTGGTCGGCGCGGTCCTCTACCACGCGCTCAACGGCATCCGGGTGATGCTCGTCGACTTCTGGGAGAAGGGCGCGCGCTACCAGAAGCAGATGCTGTGGGCGGTGCTCGTCGTCTGGGTGCTGGTGATGATCCCCGGCACCTACTACATGCTGGTCCGCACGGTTACCGACCTGCTCGGTGGGGGTCACTGA